A window of Candidatus Omnitrophota bacterium contains these coding sequences:
- the cysE gene encoding serine O-acetyltransferase: MLIVVRVAFAPEVKACFERDPAARNLIEVLLTYSGLHAVIAYRIAHALERLRIPVLPRWIMMVARWLTGIEIHPAAKIKRGLFIDHGMGVVIGETTVIGKNVTLYQGVTLGGTGKEKGKRHPTIGNNVVIGGGAKVLGNITIGNDSMVGANAVVLRDVPPHSTVVGVPGRITRIKDRSFPGVKLDHSHLPDPLTDRLEKLQHEIDALEHHFREQRKNPPPSSPTP; this comes from the coding sequence ATGCTCATCGTCGTGCGCGTGGCATTTGCGCCAGAGGTGAAAGCGTGCTTTGAGCGCGACCCGGCCGCCCGCAACCTCATCGAGGTGCTGCTCACCTATTCCGGACTGCACGCGGTCATCGCCTATCGCATCGCGCATGCGCTGGAGCGGCTGCGCATTCCCGTGCTGCCTCGATGGATCATGATGGTGGCGCGCTGGCTCACGGGTATTGAAATTCATCCGGCGGCCAAGATCAAGCGAGGGCTCTTCATCGACCACGGCATGGGGGTCGTCATCGGCGAAACCACCGTGATCGGCAAGAATGTCACCCTGTATCAAGGGGTGACCTTGGGTGGTACAGGCAAAGAGAAGGGCAAGCGCCACCCCACGATCGGGAATAACGTGGTCATCGGTGGAGGGGCGAAGGTGCTGGGCAACATCACGATTGGCAACGACTCGATGGTTGGGGCCAACGCCGTCGTGCTGCGCGATGTGCCGCCGCATTCCACTGTCGTCGGCGTGCCGGGGCGGATTACGCGAATCAAAGACCGTTCGTTTCCCGGGGTGAAGCTCGATCACTCGCACCTGCCGGATCCGCTCACCGATCGGTTGGAAAAACTGCAGCATGAAATCGATGCGCTAGAGCACCATTTCCGAGAGCAGCGCAAGAACCCGCCGCCGTCTTCTCCCACCCCATAG
- a CDS encoding cysteine--tRNA ligase: MRLYNTLTRRLEEFAPIAPPKVSMYVCGPTVYDDPHIGHARSAYVFDVLRRYLEYKKFQVTFVRNVTDVDDKIIEKAKQELVASDLKAACAAVAEKYLKSYHETLARFGVGTPTQEPKATEHVVPLMTDLISQLLIKGTAYEAKDGVYFSVRKFERYGQLSKRSVDELRAGARVEPGEHKHDPLDFALWKHAKPEEPSWISPWGPGRPGWHIECSSMSTKYLGDTFDIHGGGVDLVFPHHENEIAQAQAAGKPFARTWVHNGLLTVKGEKMSKSLGNFLTLQQVLDQYPHPDYLKIFFLKAHYRSPIDYSPERMEEAKKNWEEFSRFFQHYYQQQLDTDTVRSGRAIPEAATAMQAFETAMDDDLNTPKALAALFDLVNAGHRLLASDHAEARVALRGVFEVLTRCGTALGLFQQGLSEEGMDTVSHLRAVIAERDAARKAKDFKRADLIREQLRQEGYMLADTAAGTLWRRLK; encoded by the coding sequence ATGCGGCTGTACAACACGCTCACCAGACGCCTGGAAGAGTTCGCGCCGATCGCTCCGCCGAAGGTGTCGATGTACGTCTGCGGCCCGACCGTCTACGACGATCCCCATATCGGCCATGCGCGCAGCGCCTACGTGTTTGATGTGTTGCGGCGCTACCTCGAATACAAAAAGTTCCAGGTCACGTTTGTGCGAAACGTCACCGATGTCGACGATAAGATCATCGAGAAGGCCAAACAAGAGTTGGTCGCAAGCGATCTTAAGGCCGCATGCGCGGCGGTGGCGGAGAAATACCTGAAGAGTTATCACGAGACGCTGGCGCGATTCGGCGTCGGAACGCCGACGCAAGAGCCCAAGGCGACCGAGCATGTCGTGCCGCTGATGACGGATCTGATTTCGCAGTTGCTCATCAAGGGCACGGCGTATGAAGCGAAAGACGGCGTGTACTTTTCCGTGCGCAAATTCGAGCGGTATGGCCAGCTTTCCAAGCGCAGCGTCGATGAGCTGCGCGCCGGGGCGCGTGTGGAGCCTGGCGAGCATAAACACGATCCGCTTGATTTTGCACTCTGGAAACATGCCAAGCCGGAGGAACCCTCCTGGATCAGCCCGTGGGGGCCGGGCCGCCCAGGCTGGCACATCGAATGCTCGTCGATGAGCACGAAATACCTCGGCGATACGTTTGACATCCATGGCGGAGGGGTGGATCTGGTGTTTCCGCACCATGAGAATGAAATCGCCCAAGCCCAGGCCGCCGGCAAACCCTTCGCCCGCACCTGGGTGCACAACGGCCTGCTGACGGTGAAGGGCGAGAAGATGTCCAAATCGCTCGGGAATTTCTTGACGCTGCAGCAGGTCTTGGATCAGTATCCGCATCCGGATTATCTGAAAATCTTTTTCCTCAAAGCGCACTACCGCTCCCCGATTGATTATTCACCTGAGCGGATGGAAGAAGCGAAGAAGAACTGGGAGGAGTTTTCCAGATTTTTTCAACATTACTACCAGCAGCAGCTGGATACGGATACCGTCAGGAGCGGCCGAGCCATTCCCGAAGCGGCGACCGCCATGCAGGCCTTTGAGACGGCGATGGATGATGATCTGAATACCCCCAAAGCGCTCGCCGCGCTCTTCGACCTTGTGAATGCCGGGCATCGTCTGCTGGCGTCGGACCATGCGGAAGCCCGCGTGGCTCTTCGCGGCGTGTTTGAAGTGCTGACGCGATGCGGCACGGCGCTCGGGTTGTTTCAACAAGGCTTGAGCGAAGAAGGGATGGACACGGTTTCCCATCTTCGAGCGGTGATTGCTGAGCGCGATGCGGCGCGAAAAGCCAAGGATTT
- the ispF gene encoding 2-C-methyl-D-erythritol 2,4-cyclodiphosphate synthase, giving the protein LKLGGVTVPSARGLSGHSDADVLLHAVADALFGAIGAPDIGEQFPSSDSKWRNTESRMFVDAAIRQVRRKGFAVANVDATVVADTPKLVGYKTKMAIAISGMLKIAPSHVSVKAKTTEAFCPGKEGIAAQAVVLLDKAKGKRQKEKVQGKR; this is encoded by the coding sequence GCTGAAGCTCGGCGGGGTGACGGTTCCGTCCGCGCGGGGATTGTCCGGTCATTCGGATGCCGACGTGTTGCTGCACGCCGTGGCCGATGCGCTCTTCGGCGCGATCGGGGCACCCGATATCGGCGAACAGTTTCCGTCGAGCGATTCCAAGTGGCGCAACACGGAGAGCCGGATGTTTGTCGATGCCGCGATCCGCCAGGTGCGGCGCAAGGGATTTGCGGTCGCCAACGTCGACGCCACCGTGGTCGCTGATACGCCGAAGCTCGTCGGCTACAAAACGAAGATGGCCATAGCTATCAGCGGGATGCTCAAGATTGCCCCGAGCCACGTGTCCGTGAAAGCGAAAACCACCGAGGCGTTTTGCCCGGGCAAAGAAGGGATTGCCGCTCAGGCGGTGGTATTATTGGACAAGGCAAAAGGCAAAAGGCAAAAGGAAAAAGTACAAGGTAAAAGGTAA